The stretch of DNA CATCCATCCATGTTGTTAGCAATTGTAAGAAATgatcgatgaagaagaagaagaatgagaaccttctttgggttgaggaggTAGTCGTAGAGGGTGTTCTCCTCCCAGACGACGGCCATGCTCTTGTTGGCGGTGGAGTAGGCGTAGCCGGCGGTGGTGCCGGACTGGCGGCCGAAGAGGCCGCTGAGGTTGGGCCCCTGCTTGTGGGCGCCGCCGCGCTCCACCGTGTGGCACTGCGCGCACTTGGTCTTGAAGATCTTCTCGCCGCTCGCCGCGTTGCCCGCCGGCGCCTCGCCGAACGATGCCATCACTTCCTTCCTTTCCTTCCTCGCCGGCCCTGCGTGTCTTGGTTTGT from Triticum dicoccoides isolate Atlit2015 ecotype Zavitan unplaced genomic scaffold, WEW_v2.0 scaffold203824, whole genome shotgun sequence encodes:
- the LOC119345081 gene encoding cytochrome c-like; translation: MLAGLNFACLKQRKKEPIVLRSSSIHPRNKPRHAGPARKERKEVMASFGEAPAGNAASGEKIFKTKCAQCHTVERGGAHKQGPNLSGLFGRQSGTTAGYAYSTANKSMAVVWEENTLYDYLLNPKKYIPGTKMVFPGLKKPQERADLIAYLKKSTA